From Leptospira stimsonii, the proteins below share one genomic window:
- a CDS encoding transketolase family protein, with amino-acid sequence MGAPSTATATEKATRDGYGDALHELGVSRPDVVVLDADLSGSTKTNKFAKAFPERFFNVGVAEQNLVGHAAGLALSGLTPFASSFAMFLAGRAWEVVRNSVVYPFLNVKLVASHGGITVGEDGASHQCIEDFAIMRAIPEMTVICPSDYNECKQIIHAIADYKGPVYVRVGRPNVPVIERENYQFVIGKAEVMREGKDVLIIANGVIVNEAMKAVEELSKEGISATLLNMATIKPIDKEAILKYAKQCRAVVTCEEHNVVGGLGSAVSEFLSEEYPVHVLKVGMKDQFGKSGTWKELLDYFGLRSKNIVEAAKKAIQLKG; translated from the coding sequence ATGGGAGCTCCTAGTACAGCAACTGCGACAGAAAAAGCGACCCGGGACGGTTACGGGGATGCTTTGCATGAACTCGGGGTTTCCCGTCCGGACGTAGTCGTCCTCGACGCGGATCTTTCCGGATCCACAAAGACAAATAAATTTGCAAAAGCGTTTCCAGAACGATTTTTTAACGTAGGCGTCGCCGAACAGAACTTAGTTGGACACGCCGCTGGGCTCGCACTTTCCGGCCTGACTCCGTTCGCTTCTTCCTTTGCGATGTTTCTTGCGGGAAGAGCCTGGGAAGTCGTTCGAAATAGCGTCGTCTATCCATTCTTAAACGTAAAATTGGTAGCGTCTCACGGTGGGATCACAGTGGGTGAGGACGGAGCGTCCCACCAATGTATCGAGGACTTTGCGATCATGAGGGCAATTCCTGAAATGACCGTGATCTGTCCTTCGGATTACAACGAATGCAAACAGATCATCCATGCGATCGCTGACTACAAAGGTCCGGTGTATGTTCGAGTCGGTCGTCCCAACGTCCCAGTGATCGAAAGAGAGAATTATCAATTTGTAATCGGAAAGGCCGAGGTGATGAGAGAGGGAAAAGACGTTCTCATCATCGCGAATGGAGTGATCGTAAACGAGGCGATGAAAGCCGTCGAAGAGCTTTCCAAAGAAGGAATTTCCGCGACTCTTCTCAACATGGCGACGATCAAACCGATCGACAAAGAAGCCATTTTAAAATACGCAAAACAGTGCAGAGCTGTCGTCACCTGTGAAGAACACAACGTGGTCGGCGGACTCGGTTCTGCGGTGAGCGAATTTCTTTCCGAGGAATATCCGGTTCACGTTCTCAAAGTAGGAATGAAGGATCAATTCGGGAAATCCGGAACCTGGAAAGAACTTCTGGATTACTTCGGCCTTCGTTCTAAGAATATCGTTGAGGCCGCGAAAAAAGCGATTCAACTCAAAGGATAA
- a CDS encoding ATP-dependent Clp protease adaptor ClpS, protein MASTQTPDLNEITEETTKSSGGPWKVVLWDDNEHTYEYVIEMLMEICTMSVEKAFLHAVQVDQEKRTVVFSGEFEHAEHVQERILTYGADPRMSNSKGSMSATLER, encoded by the coding sequence ATGGCGAGCACACAAACTCCTGACTTAAACGAAATCACCGAGGAAACCACGAAGTCAAGCGGAGGACCTTGGAAGGTGGTCCTTTGGGACGACAACGAACATACCTACGAATACGTGATCGAGATGCTTATGGAAATCTGTACGATGTCCGTCGAGAAAGCGTTCCTACACGCGGTCCAGGTCGATCAAGAAAAAAGAACGGTCGTCTTTTCCGGAGAATTTGAACACGCAGAACACGTCCAAGAGAGAATCCTTACCTACGGAGCAGACCCGAGGATGTCCAATTCGAAAGGATCGATGAGCGCTACCCTCGAGAGATAA
- a CDS encoding zinc-dependent alcohol dehydrogenase produces the protein MKRIVFKKKNVLEWEEIPEPKIQGKNQAIVKPLAVSRCDLDIPIVNGDTLMRPGIPIGHEFVGVIEETSPEIENQFPKGTKVIIPFQISCGLCPECKDGHSKACNSVPFASFYGMGPGAKQFGGALAERIWVPFATQMLIPMPSTADTIALAAISDNMVEAWKLVGQWLEKKPNTPVMVLGGSASSIALYSASLAVGMGASEVLYIDNDEERLKIANDLGATVAPYSSLPKAWSKKFPLIADCHGLKEGWDFCLRSLSTEGIYGCASVHWTNKLEIPYLELYNTGATLKIGRVDSREFIPKMLEKIKEKKILPEKVVTKTCSFEEAIHAWQEPAVKLVVNMIL, from the coding sequence ATGAAACGAATCGTATTCAAAAAAAAGAATGTTTTAGAATGGGAAGAAATCCCGGAACCGAAAATCCAAGGGAAAAATCAGGCCATCGTAAAACCCCTCGCCGTCTCGCGTTGCGATCTGGACATTCCGATCGTCAACGGAGACACGTTGATGCGTCCGGGAATTCCGATCGGACACGAATTTGTGGGAGTCATCGAGGAGACAAGCCCGGAGATCGAAAACCAATTTCCAAAAGGAACCAAGGTGATCATTCCCTTTCAGATTTCCTGCGGGCTTTGTCCGGAATGTAAGGATGGCCATTCAAAAGCCTGCAATTCTGTTCCTTTCGCGAGTTTTTACGGAATGGGTCCCGGAGCAAAACAGTTCGGCGGGGCTCTCGCAGAAAGAATTTGGGTTCCGTTTGCGACTCAGATGCTCATACCGATGCCTTCCACGGCGGATACGATCGCCCTCGCGGCCATCAGTGACAACATGGTCGAAGCCTGGAAGCTCGTCGGTCAATGGTTGGAAAAAAAACCGAACACTCCCGTGATGGTCTTGGGCGGTTCCGCTTCCAGCATCGCATTGTATTCCGCTTCTCTTGCCGTCGGAATGGGTGCTTCTGAAGTTCTCTACATCGACAACGACGAGGAAAGGCTTAAGATTGCCAACGATCTGGGTGCGACGGTCGCTCCGTATTCTTCTCTTCCCAAAGCTTGGTCGAAAAAATTTCCTCTCATCGCCGATTGTCACGGACTCAAAGAAGGATGGGATTTTTGTTTGAGATCCCTTTCCACAGAAGGAATCTACGGATGTGCTTCCGTTCACTGGACCAATAAATTAGAGATTCCTTATTTAGAATTATATAATACGGGTGCGACGCTTAAAATTGGAAGGGTCGATTCAAGAGAGTTTATTCCAAAAATGTTGGAGAAGATCAAAGAAAAAAAGATCCTTCCCGAGAAGGTTGTTACAAAAACCTGTAGTTTCGAGGAAGCGATCCACGCCTGGCAAGAACCTGCGGTGAAGTTAGTCGTGAACATGATCCTTTAA
- a CDS encoding crotonase/enoyl-CoA hydratase family protein has product MSELILTEKKGPILHIIFNRPEERNAFNVEMLFALSRAYDQMEADPTIRVGLVYANGKQFTLGLELTDVAEFLKKEKRFPLPVESINPWGTSGRRRTKPVVVAVHGMCITLGIELLLASDIRIAAKRSVFAQVEVQRGIFPFGGGTLRWPAQCGWGNAMKYILTGEPFEAEEALRIGIIQEIVEKNELVSRGIQLAEMIAAQAPLGVFATLKSAMDSVEFGESKAAEDLFPQLLSLMETKDAEEGLASFVEKRKAVFQGN; this is encoded by the coding sequence ATGTCGGAACTGATTCTCACGGAAAAAAAAGGTCCTATTTTACATATCATCTTCAACCGACCGGAAGAAAGAAATGCGTTCAACGTAGAGATGCTCTTTGCCCTGAGTCGAGCGTACGACCAGATGGAAGCCGACCCGACGATCCGAGTCGGTTTGGTCTACGCAAACGGAAAACAATTTACGCTCGGATTGGAACTCACGGACGTCGCCGAATTCTTAAAAAAAGAAAAACGTTTTCCTCTTCCTGTAGAGAGCATCAATCCTTGGGGAACCTCCGGACGTCGAAGGACAAAACCGGTCGTCGTCGCCGTTCACGGAATGTGTATCACTCTTGGAATCGAACTTTTGCTTGCGAGCGATATTCGAATCGCGGCAAAACGTTCGGTCTTCGCGCAAGTGGAAGTGCAGAGAGGAATTTTCCCTTTCGGAGGAGGAACACTGCGTTGGCCAGCACAGTGCGGTTGGGGAAATGCAATGAAATACATTCTCACCGGCGAACCTTTCGAAGCGGAAGAAGCGCTCCGCATCGGCATAATCCAAGAAATCGTAGAAAAAAACGAACTCGTCTCAAGAGGGATACAACTTGCGGAAATGATCGCGGCCCAAGCTCCTCTCGGAGTTTTTGCAACACTCAAATCCGCTATGGATTCGGTGGAGTTCGGAGAATCGAAAGCCGCGGAAGATCTTTTCCCGCAGTTGCTCTCCTTGATGGAGACAAAAGACGCGGAAGAAGGACTCGCCTCTTTTGTAGAAAAGAGGAAGGCAGTATTTCAAGGGAATTGA
- a CDS encoding TetR/AcrR family transcriptional regulator yields the protein MAQNLEKQSNPYDRLMTSALDLFYHRGYSGTSTNQLIADSGTHKASFYRYFQSKEEIALEYLKLQGENFENGLQRMMERAPSWEEFIQTWNGVLLKQVKSGRFLGCPIARFINSVEEKNEEFEIVSDKIIEGWIRILESYFESEKRKGNLDSSVNPLTSAKKILKLFQGSSQLFRITGKTEYFQELKAEMIEALGGKRK from the coding sequence ATGGCTCAGAATTTAGAAAAACAGAGTAATCCTTACGATCGTCTGATGACTTCCGCCTTGGATCTATTCTATCACAGGGGGTATTCCGGGACTTCGACAAACCAGTTGATCGCGGATTCCGGAACCCACAAGGCCAGCTTTTATCGATATTTTCAATCCAAGGAAGAGATCGCTCTCGAATATCTCAAACTGCAAGGGGAGAATTTTGAAAACGGTCTCCAGAGAATGATGGAACGCGCCCCTTCTTGGGAGGAGTTCATCCAGACCTGGAACGGAGTCCTTCTAAAACAAGTAAAGAGCGGCAGATTTTTAGGTTGTCCCATCGCTCGATTTATCAACAGCGTGGAGGAGAAAAACGAAGAATTCGAAATCGTTTCCGACAAAATCATAGAGGGTTGGATTCGTATTCTCGAATCGTATTTCGAATCGGAAAAACGGAAAGGCAATTTGGATTCTTCTGTGAATCCTCTCACGTCCGCCAAAAAAATTCTTAAACTTTTTCAAGGAAGTTCACAACTCTTTAGAATTACCGGTAAGACCGAATACTTTCAGGAACTCAAAGCGGAGATGATCGAAGCCTTGGGCGGGAAGAGAAAGTAG